One Chanodichthys erythropterus isolate Z2021 chromosome 10, ASM2448905v1, whole genome shotgun sequence DNA segment encodes these proteins:
- the LOC137028962 gene encoding uncharacterized protein isoform X1 — MEQRQREETVEGSRSQQSTLTGTLALKNFTIPRKKRTSGEVLLEHCSEESRDYSLIQTKLRDSNLDTRKDRANAWVWRDVCLVHNEELLKKFSEKRAEMRAKGRHGREMEESFCFLVASDQMTAQIYQHGLRVGNTVQHALGKPSHGVYLFKHVDVALKSTTSILSANKMLIFKVLYGKVKKIAPSLDWNKTQDPIVSFDCHMCKDAVSHRDTLHQQVLGSAVFLFDFNENHELSERPRQCLPYAVASFVPASSAILTIPTNLPLSPSTLPLGQVQDRFKACTVAERRRKGNTATITFKHFGTPGCFETDYTPQNPGVEAPFQKTDMQNTRPLKPKQNWTPASEDSVSSSSSVPVMDHTALSQSLLGKKAFTNRSKDSKWDKRPQSPLDKISTLVYSSRLVRDPRLSRQEANQQTNCSEGEAAYTGSACDNKKSQLACQNQQDNYGFAGNKCDSKESSNMDKKEAQRDEGPCSLKSSMNDEGVPTPALPSMKLFKMKFQKYAAYFRMSEEERQQKIWSQENMSLEQKQELANRILFYEVFYEKYKKGLLFQKIYETNETSSLSQREPKENRVLQTKDNPYKQNQSSFCQAQWHDAASLSDNNDFVNRDKWSTTHIHENEHPDHPEPSAVMLTEKVQAHLQEDVGLIQSPDKLSEQSLVLGSLNLNLTDEKHDTQSVQFDLNHPSLLTCPSNEAKLNHSTGCELSRSAGEDMKENESTPGVNLVERPSTESSLMYANNVIVMDIASCVEVSSCGTSDNCNLSPAMTEKQKQNGKSCSGVQEMDSFRQVKYCEIPPELEMETVQLDYSAHRELYKRLQLDQLLPSKTQKHVFSSRAYLTPRVMGRPADTISKPKNESKDHNKAKTYLHTIISEDLHLRVTLKANKTSAHIREMLSLSERFSKIKGLQKKLSGRNNKVIQTPGTQMCSSEGHKKTATSNAELIQLLAQRFSKSKIYVKSTSLSRPGSKKACLKKQHTVLSLGHSLKRSKYVKKTCFWKAKKNISRKIVSAKSAHETVNSKATSDSSNILSHTSEKDQDPDSILRVMSHTSDAEDDRQWFHIESCQEANAFKGILQDQCSPTMSVISKDLTPSIGFNTIPGTKEEPINHTEACSEDLCESNSVYTQKASKDLTSHLISVMVDKEVKTTKNIPNQNETTLMTSTSKDYESITEGITERKRENMLLKVTSDNRLNPLSNEHFTMKISVDDDVYASKSLSIHDYEASKTHSDVTASNTNNSHTTKFTEPNVMDTINNTAETDTIKCQQNASVKSSLNVQAREHMPANIPYMDHPCVKIFTSTSNGSSVWSTDTKVLEEATSDSKQGGLEALKCASNNVVDLTVDDPALSGQCEISSEHIKSSNTNLLGSTKSSSTHIIKDKCDLSRPEQNKKDDVNSPETQLISKLRDYLTKFESTVKKQEVVNEDLKERPVVWITLDSTAHKQQLFEKGQYCMVNLPCLMPPESDAVTNGSSSECTKTSIQTRKDPQSEHAQTGTDVCLLVPVESKRGRRSSQTKRTRRSRRSKVTSVSPDSTSALDTVKDNTSPHPLVQVNDLNIGSPEISVNNTCNAQLKMQRNNTTGQQNPSANLDSLCERKSPENQSSNTIIEIIDDGNVSSTFAGNEYSISDISNTLKMADETTSLTELGSLQSKCKNMLQHFISSFERDQKVPFNQSFVSRCLILEQYLEHPPAQVDLKYEAVNSYLELQMMMEAWQFVENKMNFMRGKPTFRSLLWYDPSLYGELYKGEVGFQQQSSLFASFQKILAQEGYSKLQEYYSAVSTLHQQLHAAPHASYYMYLKSKRELLEAEAALRNPHDIKSFFLSVPIAAMINFGDSLERLEKVHKVIMTFVETPSDQLPGTFDVGKAEHLSIACRYLQEKALFLKSCKEVICKISWFGIEHLLYDASKVLVWKDMGHGAPSEVLKTYKNSNPQIIFGVTESGVALVNKVEQPPPSMDGAETKQKIDAARKRKSLQLWMSSQPRVAQSIKADKEVAYNMAKRRATHPPVSQYNMNNKGVNPLFQTTPASHVEIPRPYYTLPHRVDRGHWGMVGSTAADWNVSSPSTSHAHSEISSHLLSKRRVTLSHSDERRSLADIQRPQWPSVSAPQATLRGDSCVTHPSFDSVKYQQTNTAAHRPVLSQEQVNQFSLAMTQPYNLPNCPLNANLVHPPLSVQALTHVPVPSTITAIHYPYFLLNGQTYTTGSTSAIHPDTRYYPNTMG, encoded by the exons ATGGAGCAAAGACAGCGTGAGGAGACAGTAGAGGGCTCCAGATCACAACAGTCAACATTAACAGGAACCCTGGCACTGAAGAACTTCACTATACCCAGGAAGAAACGGacctctggagaag TCCTACTGGAACATTGCTCAGAGGAGAGCCGTGATTACAGTCTCATACAGACAAAACTGAGAGATTCCAACCTAGACACAAGGAAGGACAGAGCAAACGCATGGGTCTGGAGAGATGTTTGTTTAGTGCACAATGAAGAACTCCTTAAAAAGTTCTCTGAAAAAAG GGCAGAGATGCGTGCTAAAGGAAGACACGGGAGAGAAATGGAGGAAAGCTTCTGTTTTTTAGTTGCATCAGATCAAATGACAGCCCAGATTTATCAGCATGGTCTGCGGGTTGGCAACACAGTCCAGCATGCCTTGGGAAAGCCATCACATGGTGTATATCTGTTTAAGCATGTTGATGTGGCATTAAAGTCAACTACCAGCATATTAAGTGCAAACAAAATGCTAATTTTCAAG GTTCTTTATGGAAAGGTGAAAAAAATTGCTCCAAGCTTGGACTGGAATAAGACGCAGGATCCCATAGTGAGCTTTGACTGTCACATGTGTAAAGATGCAGTGTCCCATCGAGACACTCTTCATCAGCAAGTACTGGGCTCTGCT GTTTTTCTATTTGACTTTAATGAAAATCATGAGCTCAGTGAAAGACCCAGGCAGTGTTTGCCGTATGCTGTAGCTTCATTCGTTCCTGCCAGCAGTGCCATTCTGACTATACCTACAAACTTACCACTCTCTCCTTCAACGCTACCTCTTGGCCAAGTGCAGG ATCGTTTTAAGGCCTGTACTGTGGCAGagagaagaagaaaaggaaacaCAGCCACCATTACATTCAAACATTTTGGCACACCGGGCTGCTTTGAGACGGATTATACCCCTCAGAATCCAGGAGTAGAAGCTCCATTTCAAAAGACTGATATGCAAAACACTCGGCCACTCAAGCCAAAACAGAACTGGACTCCTGCCAGTGAGGACTCTGTATCTTCCAGCAGTTCAGTACCCGTTATGGATCACACTGCTCTCTCCCAAAGCTTGCTGGGAAAGAAAGCATTCACAAATCGAAGTAAAGACAGTAAATGGGACAAAAGACCTCAAAGTCCACTGGACAAAATTTCCACCTTAGTGTATTCTTCACGCTTGGTTAGGGATCCGCGTCTGTCTAGACAAGAAGCAAACCAACAGACCAACTGCTCAGAGGGTGAGGCAGCATACACTGGCTCAGCATGtgataataaaaaaagccaACTAGCCTGTCAAAACCAACAAGACAATTATGGGTTTGCTGGAAATAAGTGTGATTCAAAAGAGTCATCAAACATGGACAAGAAGGAAGCTCAAAGAGATGAGGGTCCTTGTTCCCTAAAATCTTCAATGAATGATGAAGGTGTGCCTACCCCAGCATTGCCCTCAATGAAGTTATTCAAAATGAAGTTTCAGAAATATGCTGCCTACTTTAGAATGAGTGAGGAAGAGAGACAACAAAAAATCTGGTCACAAGAAAACATGTCACTAGAACAAAAGCAAGAATTAGCTAACCGTATACTTTTCTATGAGGTTTTTTATGAGAAGTATAAAAAGGGATTACTCTTTCAAAAAATCTATGAGACAAATGAGACCTCCAGTCTGTCTCAAAGAGAGCCCAAAGAAAATCGTGTTTTACAGACAAAAGACAATCCATACAAACAGAATCAGTCCAGTTTTTGCCAAGCACAATGGCATGATGCTGCAAGTTTGTCAGATAACAATGATTTTGTTAACAGGGATAAATGGAGCACAACGCACATTCATGAGAACGAACATCCAGATCATCCAGAACCCAGTGCAGTAATGTTGACAGAAAAGGTACAGGCTCACCTACAGGAGGATGTGGGTCTGATTCAGTCTCCAGATAAACTTTCAGAGCAATCATTGGTGCTGGGTTCACTGAATCTCAACCTCACAGATGAAAAACATGATACACAAAGTGTTCAGTTTGATCTCAATCACCCGAGTCTTTTAACTTGTCCCTCTAATGAAGCTAAGCTTAATCACAGCACAGGATGTGAGCTCTCCAGAAGTGCAGGAGAAGACATGAAGGAGAATGAATCTACTCCAGGTGTTAACTTGGTTGAAAGGCCCAGCACTGAATCATCCCTTATGTATGCAAACAACGTAATCGTCATGGATATTGCAAGCTGTGTCGAAGTCTCTAGCTGTGGGACATCAGACAATTGTAATCTCAGCCCTGCCATgacagaaaagcaaaagcagAATGGGAAAAGTTGCAGTGGTGTTCAAGAGATGGATTCCTTTAGACAGGTAAAATACTGTGAAATACCTCCAGAGCTTGAAATGGAAACAGTACAACTGGACTACAGCGCTCACAGGGAATTGTACAAAAGACTTCAACTTGATCAACTATTGCCAAGCAAAACTCAAAAGCATGTTTTCTCCTCAAGGGCTTACCTTACACCCAGAGTTATGGGCAGACCCGCAGACACCATTTCCAAGCCAAAAAATGAAAGCAAAGATCACAACAAAGCCAAAACATACCTACACACGATAATCTCAGAAGATCTCCATCTCAGAGTTACTCTAAAAGCAAACAAAACGTCTGCCCATATAAGAGAAATGCTTTCTCTTTCTGAACGATTTTCAAAAATCAAAGGCCTTCAAAAGAAATTGAGTGGAAGAAACAACAAAGTAATTCAAACCCCAGGGACCCAAATGTGCAGCAGTGAAGGACACAAAAAAACTGCAACCAGTAATGCCGAACTAATACAGCTACTAGCTCAGAGGTTCagtaaatctaaaatatatgtgAAAAGCACAAGCTTGAGCAGACCAGGCAGTAAGAAGGCATGTCTCAAAAAACAGCACACAGTTCTATCACTAGGTCACTCTCTAAAGAGAAGCAAATATGTCAAGAAGACATGTTTTTGGAAAGCAAAGAAGAATATTAGCAGAAAAATTGTGTCAGCTAAGAGTGCCCATGAAACAGTAAACAGCAAGGCAACATCAGACTCTTCAAACATTCTGTCACATACATCTGAAAAAGATCAAGACCCAGACTCTATTTTAAGAGTAATGTCTCACACATCTGATGCTGAGGATGACAGACAGTGGTTTCACATTGAGAGTTGTCAGGAAGCTAATGCTTTTAAAGGTATACTCCAAGATCAATGTTCTCCAACCATGTCTGTTATCAGCAAAGATCTGACACCATCCATAGGTTTCAACACTATTCCTGGGACCAAAGAGGAACcaataaatcatacagaagcaTGTTCAGAAGATCTCTGTGAAAGTAACTCAGTCTACACTCAGAAGGCATCAAAAGATTTAACTTCACACCTAATCTCAGTAATGGTGGATAAAGAAGTGAAGACAACTAAAAACATCCCAAATCAAAACGAAACAACCTTGATGACAAGCACTAGCAAAGATTATGAGAGTATTACAGAAGGTATTACAGAGCGCAAGAGGGAGAACATGTTGCTGAAAGTGACATCAGACAATAGATTGAATCCATTAAGCAACGAGCATTTCACAATGAAAATATCAGTAGATGACGATGTATATGCTTCTAAGAGCTTAAGTATACATGATTATGAAGCAtcaaaaacacacagtgatgTGACCGCAAGCAACACAAACAACAGTCATACAACTAAATTCACAGAACCCAACGTGATGGATACTATCAATAATACAGCTGAGACAGACACTATCAAATGTCAGCAAAATGCAAGTGTGAAAAGTTCTTTAAATGTACAAGCTAGAGAACACATGCCAGCAAATATCCCATATATGGACCACCCATGTGTCAAAATTTTTACCAGCACATCTAATGGCAGCAGTGTGTGGAGTACTGATACAAAGGTGTTGGAAGAGGCAACATCAGATTCAAAGCAGGGTGGTCTAGAGGCTTTGAAATGTGCATCAAATAATGTTGTAGATCTTACTGTTGATGATCCAGCTTTGAGTGGTCAATGTGAGATTTCTTCAGAGCACATAAAGAGCAGCAACACCAATTTGCTTGGTTCTACCAAATCATCAAGTACTCACATAATCAAAGACAAATGTGATTTATCAAGGCCAGAGCAGAACAAAAAAGATGACGTGAACTCACCAGAAACCCAGCTTATTTCTAAACTAAGAGATTATCTGACCAAATTTGAGTCCACTGTCAAGAAACAAGAAGTAGTAAATGAAGATCTGAAAGAAAGACCAGTGGTGTGGATAACACTTGACAGCACGGCACATAAACAGCAGTTGTTTGAAAAAGGCCAGTACTGTATGGTGAATCTTCCCTGCCTGATGCCTCCTGAGAGTGACGCAGTTACAAATGGCAGTTCCAGTGAATGCACCAAAACCTCTATTCAAACCAGGAAGGATCCTCAAAGTGAACATGCTCAAACTGGAACTGATGTTTGCCTGCTAGTGCCTGTTGAATCTAAGAGAGGCAGACGATCTTCTCAAACCAAACGCACCAGAAGATCAAGAAGGAGCAAAGTCACTAGTGTCAGTCCTGACAGCACCAGTGCATTAGACACCGTCAAAGATAACACGAGTCCTCATCCCTTGGTCCAGGTGAACGACCTGAATATTGGTTCCCCAGAAATCTCCGTTAATAACACCTGCAATGCCCAGTTAAAGATGCAAAGAAATAACACAACTGGCCAACAAAATCCCTCAGCGAATTTGGATAGTTTATGTGAACGAAAGAGTCCAGAGAATCAGTCTTCGAACACGATCATAGAAATCATTGATGATGGCAATGTGAGCAGTACATTCGCTGGCAATGAATACAGCATCAGTGACATTTCAAACACTCTTAAAATGGCTGACGAAACAACCTCGTTAACCGAACTTGGATCTTTGCAGTCTaaatgcaaaaacatgttgCAGCACTTTATCTCGAGTTTTGAACGAGATCAGAAAGTGCCATTCAACCAGTCTTTCGTTTCAAGGTGTCTCAtcttagaacaatatttggaaCATCCACCTGCACAAGTAGACCTGAAGTATGAAGCTGTGAATTCTTACTTGGAGTTGCAGATGATGATGGAAGCTTGGCAATTTGTTGAAAACAAAATGAACTTCATGAGAGGTAAACCTACTTTTAGGAGTTTGCTTTGGTATGATCCTTCTCTTTACGGAGAACTCTACAAGGGGGAGGTTGGCTTTCAGCAGCAGTCGTCGTTGTTTGCTTCTTTTCAAAAGATCTTGGCACAAGAGGGCTACAGCAAACTGCAAGAATACTACAGTGCAGTGTCCACGTTGCACCAACAGCTCCATGCGGCCCCTCATGCATCTTACTACATGTATCTGAAAAGCAAGCGTGAGCTCCTCGAGGCTGAGGCTGCTCTCAGAAATCCCCACGATATTAAAAGCTTCTTTTTATCTGTACCAATTGCTGCGATGATCAATTTTGGAGACAGTTTGGAAAGACTGGAAAAGGTCCACAAAGTTATAATGACTTTTGTGGAAACACCATCAGATCAGTTGCCAGGGACATTTGATGTTGGAAAAGCAGAGCATCTGTCCATCGCATGCAGATATCTCCAAGAAAAAGCCCTTTTCTTGAAATCATGCAAAGAAGTGATTTGCAAAATATCATGGTTTGGAATCGAGCACCTTCTATATGATGCCTCTAAGGTTCTTGTATGGAAAGACATGGGTCATGGTGCACCAAGTGAGGTTCTCAAGACATATAAGAATTCAAACCCACAGATTATTTTTGGGGTGACGGAGTCAGGAGTTGCTCTCGTGAACAAAGTGGAACAGCCTCCTCCGTCCATGGATGGAGCAGAGACCAAACAAAAGATTGATGCTGCACGGAAACGCAAAAGTTTACAGTTGTGGATGTCCTCTCAACCCCGTGTTGCACAG AGTATAAAGGCTGACAAGGAGGTGGCTTACAACATGGCTAAAAGGAG GGCAACACATCCACCTGTATCACAATATAACATGAATAATAAAGGTGTGAACCCCCTTTTCCAAACAACTCCTGCAAGCCATGTTGAGATTCCAAGGCCTTACTACACTCTTCCTCACAGAGTGGATCGGGGCCATTGGGGAATGGTTGGAAGCACCGCTGCAGACTGGAATGTGTCTTCACCTTCCACGTCTCATGCACACTCTGAAATAAGTTCTCATCTTCTGTCTAAAAGACGTGTGACTTTATCACACTCTGACGAGAGGAGATCTTTAGCAGACATACAAAGACCTCAATGGCCTTCAGTCTCGGCTCCACAAGCAACTTTACGAGGAGATTCTTGTGTTACACATCCATCGTTTGATAGTGTTAAATATCAACAAACTAACACTGCAGCACATCGTCCTGTGCTCTCACAAGAACAAGTAAACCAGTTCAGTTTGGCCATGACACAACCTTATAATTTACCAAATTGTCCTTTGAATGCAAATTTGGTACATCCTCCTCTCTCAGTTCAGGCTTTGACACATGTCCCTGTGCCCAGCACAATTACAGCTATTCATTACCCTTATTTCCTTCTGAATGGACAAACATACACCACAGGCTCCACTTCAGCCATTCACCCTGATACTAGATATTATCCCAACACCATGGGCTAA